One segment of Panicum virgatum strain AP13 chromosome 3K, P.virgatum_v5, whole genome shotgun sequence DNA contains the following:
- the LOC120701085 gene encoding HIPL2 protein-like, with amino-acid sequence MRVETRTHQSRAAHQPDKASGALAGKEKEKGRLRICDGIPAHPLGPPVPAWPSSTPRTARSGSSRWPHGGPERRCRSTATGPSSTSGGPALIRLSGLALHPKFAANGRLFVSYTCDSATSPACGGAASSSSSGAAGNGSRYQLVVEEFTTKGGAYYGKITEARRNFAMDLPPQLVDAPNQQRGGQIFRPSDDDGYLYLATGHGGGLGGEASSPFLGKIVRLDVDSMPGNNEPQIFAAGLSNPRGCSFDSMRPSDLYCAGVDERQNEQVYLISNHSASPTTAAVSVIISHGCSTGGHIEVPHHHQPRPFNRRPHRGPADPFLSGRYVYIYNSSVWAAAETPASNGLHAYPSVRIPKVRCWRAAPCPATDRR; translated from the exons ATGAGGGTAGAGACGCGCACTCATCAGAGCAGGGCCGCGCACCAGCCGGATAAGGCTTCTGGTGCGCTGGCGGGAAAGGAG AAAGAGAAGGGCCGGCTTAGGATATGCGACGGCATACCTGCCCACCCACTGGGTCCGCCAGTGCCGGCATGGCCTTCCTCTACACCCAGGACGGCAAGGTCTGGCTCGTCGCGGTGGCCccacgggggtccggagcgGCGTTGCAGGTCGACGGCGACGGGGCCATCCTCAACCTCGGGGGGTCCGGCGCTCATCAGGCTGTCGGGGCTTGCGCTCCACCCGAAGTTCGCGGCCAACGGACGCTTGTTTGTCTCGTACACCTGCGATAGCGCCACCTcaccggcgtgcggcggcgctgcatcATCGTCCTCGTCTGGTGCTGCTGGAAATGGGTCCAGGTACCAGCTCGTTGTCGAAGAGTTCACCACCAAGGGCGGCGCTTACTATGGCAAG ATTACCGAAGCGAGGAGGAATTTTGCCATGGATTTGCCGCCGCAGCTGGTGGACGCGCCCAACCAGCAGCGTGGCGGCCAGATCTTCCGTCCTAGTGACGATGATGGGTATCTCTACCTCGCTACGGGGCACGGTGGTGGACTAGGAGGCGAAGCGAGCTCCCCGTTTCTTGGCAAAATCGTCAGGCTCGACGTCGACAGCATGCCTGGCAACAACGAGCCCCAGATCTTTGCCGCTGGACTCAGCAACCCGAGGGGCTGCAGCTTCGATTCCATGAGGCCTTCCGACTTGTACTGCGCCGGAGTGGATGAG CGACAGAACGAGCAGGTGTACCTGATCTCCAACCACAGTGCCTCTCCGACCACGGCCGCCGTCTCCGTCATCATCAGCCACGGCTGTTCAACCGGCGGCCACATCGAGGTCCCGCATCATCATCAGCCACGGCCGTTCAACCGGCGGCCACATCGAGGTCCCGCTGACCCCTTCTTGAGCGGAAG GTACGTGTACATATATAATTCATCCGTGTGGGCCGCAGCAGAAACTCCGGCAAGCAATGGGCTGCATGCTTACCCCTCCGTCCGGATCCCCAAAGTCCGGTGCTGGAGAGCAGCCCCGTGCCCTGCAACGGATCGCCGGTAG
- the LOC120699795 gene encoding uncharacterized protein LOC120699795, with protein sequence MRMLRMAQAEELIDALELEEEEIGKGLNQEMGLGRPCDTRWGSHYKTVMHVISMYPAIRRVLVKIGKEYTTAEAQSAMTMLTSFRSFEFVFMAHLMQEIFGYTEDLSRALQKKDQDIVNAMELVDLTKFHLQCLREEEGWNNFLQRVTSFCVKYKIKVVDMEGSYYPVGRPKRGFYNGAMNYHRFHVDMFVSVIDRQLRELNDRFDEPLLVLKEYFPH encoded by the exons ATGAGAATGCTTCGAATGGCTCAGGCTGAGGAACTAATTGATGCATTAGagttggaggaagaagaaatcggAAAGGGTTTGAATCAAGAAATGGGTTTGGGAAGGCCGTGTGATACTCGTTGGGGCTCTCACTACAAAACTGTGATGCATGTTATCTCTATGTATCCTGCAATCAGGCGTGTTTTGGTGAAGATTGGAAAAGAGTATACTACAGCGGAGGCTCAATCAGCTATGACTATGTTGACATCATTTCGGTCATTCGAGTTTGTATTCATGGCACACTTGATGCAAGAAATATTTGGTTATACCGAGGACTTGAGTAGGGCCTTGCAAAAGAAAGACCAGGATATTGTGAATGCCATGGAGCTTGTTGATCTTACAAAGTTTCATTTGCAGTGCTTGCGGGAAGAGGAAGGATGGAATAATTTTCTTCAGAGGGTTACTTCTTTTTGTGTGAAGTACAAGATTAAAGTTGTTGACATGGAGGGTTCTTATTATCCTGTTGGGAGGCCTAAAAGAGGGTTCTATAATGGCGCAATGAACTATCATCGCTTCCATGTTGACATGTTTGTGAGCGTCATTGATAGGCAACTTCGAGAACTGAATGACAGATTCGATGAG CCACTGCTAGTGTTGAAAGAGTATTTTCCACACTGA